A genome region from Schistocerca americana isolate TAMUIC-IGC-003095 chromosome 1, iqSchAmer2.1, whole genome shotgun sequence includes the following:
- the LOC124595587 gene encoding protein ALP1-like → MSKNSFDTLLQTVGPNITKQDTTWRKCIPPEERLSVTLRYLATGNSFRSLHYEYLLGATTIREIVKDTCEQLWQCLKPIHMAEKTEDDWKIIAKQFLDRTDFPNCIGAVDGKHVRLKKPADSGSEFYNYKNYFSTILLAVVDADYCFTVIDVGSYGANGDSNVFKKSNFYQKLKSNQLNIPNPQKLPQDEEGEPQPFNFVGDEAFALSRHILRPYSRKNLTMKQRVFNYRHCRARRMVECTLGILANKWRIFHRPMDVDVGFSDIIIKACCILHNFVRRNDGVRTEDESYECLLKACEPVGIRADSCGMQIRDYFANYFVTPQGSVSWQYEKI, encoded by the exons ATGAGTAAGAATAGTTTTGATACACTGCTTCAGACAGTAGGACCGAATATAACAAAACAAGATACGACATGGAGGAAGTGTATACCACCTGAGGAGCGCTTATCAGTGACTTTGAG ataccTTGCGACTGGAAATAGCTTTCGCTCATTACACTACGAATATCTACTGGGGGCCACTACAATCAGAGAAATTGTGAAGGATACATGCGAGCAGTTGTGGCAATGTCTAAAGCCTATTCATATGGCAGAAAAAACTGAAGATGATTGGAAGATTATTGCCAAACAGTTTTTAGACAGAACTGACTTTCCAAATTGCATTGGTGCTGTGGATGGGAAACATGTGAGACTGAAGAAGCCTGCTGACAGTGGCTCAGAGTtttataattacaaaaattatttttcgacAATACTTTTGGCCGTAGTGGACGCTGACTATTGTTTCACTGTGATAGACGTGGGCTCGTACGGAGCCAATGGGGATTCTAATGTGTTCAAGAAATCCAACTTCTATCAAAAACTGAAATCTAATCAGTTAAACATTCCAAATCCTCAAAAATTACCACAAGACGAGGAAGGAGAGCCTCAACCTTTTAATTTTGTAGGAGATGAAGCATTTGCACTGTCTAGACATATTCTGCGGCCGTACTCGAGGAAAAACCTGACAATGAAACAGCGTGTTTTTAATTATAGACATTGTCGTGCTCGTAGAATGGTGGAATGTACTTTGGGGATTTTGGCTAACAAATGGAGAATATTTCATCGACCTATGGATGTGGATGTTGGTTTTTCAGACATAATCATAAAAGCATGTTGTATTCTGCATAATTTCGTAAGACGAAATGACGGTGTACGAACTGAGGACGAGTCGTACGAATGCCTTCTGAAAGCCTGTGAGCCTGTAGGAATAAGAGCTGATTCGTGTGGTATGCAGATACGGGATTATTTTGCAAACTACTTTGTGACTCCACAAGGATCAGTATCTTGGcaatatgaaaaaatttaa